One window from the genome of Spiractinospora alimapuensis encodes:
- a CDS encoding cytochrome ubiquinol oxidase subunit I: MEALDLARWQFGITTVYHFLFVPLTIGLSLIVAILQTAWHRTGKHEYLQATQFFGKLFLINFAMGVVTGIVQEFQFGMNWSEYSRFVGDVFGAPLAMEALLAFFLESTFIGLWIFGWNRLPRAAHLACIWAVAIGTNLSAYFILAANAWMRHPVGFEVNPDSGRAELTSIGAVLTNPQAWSTYLHTVAASFVVAGAFVIAVSAYKLWRSKLHGDTGTPGVAPAGSEFELFRKSMRLGMVVTLIAGVMTVYSGDHQAKLAAAYEPMKLAAAEALWDTEEGAPFSAFAVGDTEAGLNTIDWGIPQVLSFLATGRFEGEVHGINDLQEHYEEVYGPGDYVPNVFVAYWSFRLMMGFGLFAAAFSLVGLFMTRRRRTPRWRLFYWVGMLALPAALAGTILGWILTEMGRQPWTVHGYLLTADSVSPGVSLGTVAMSLSLFTAIYGILAVIEVGLLWRYIKKGPTYLVPDTEGDEEESQSSVPSFTY, from the coding sequence ATGGAGGCATTGGACCTGGCACGGTGGCAGTTCGGGATCACCACCGTCTATCACTTCCTCTTCGTTCCACTGACGATCGGACTCTCGTTGATCGTCGCGATCCTGCAGACGGCGTGGCACCGGACCGGGAAGCACGAGTATCTCCAGGCCACCCAGTTCTTCGGGAAGCTCTTCCTGATCAACTTCGCCATGGGAGTGGTCACAGGGATCGTGCAGGAGTTCCAGTTCGGGATGAACTGGAGCGAGTACTCGCGCTTCGTGGGAGACGTCTTCGGCGCCCCGCTGGCGATGGAGGCCCTGCTCGCCTTCTTCCTCGAGTCCACCTTCATCGGTCTGTGGATCTTCGGCTGGAACCGACTACCCCGCGCCGCCCACCTGGCCTGCATCTGGGCCGTCGCCATCGGGACGAACCTCTCGGCCTACTTCATTCTCGCCGCCAACGCGTGGATGCGGCACCCGGTCGGGTTCGAGGTCAACCCCGACAGCGGGCGTGCCGAGCTCACTAGTATCGGCGCGGTGCTGACCAACCCGCAGGCCTGGTCCACCTACCTGCACACCGTGGCCGCGTCCTTCGTGGTCGCCGGGGCGTTCGTGATCGCCGTCAGCGCGTACAAGCTGTGGCGGTCCAAGCTCCACGGCGACACCGGCACCCCGGGAGTCGCCCCCGCGGGCAGCGAGTTCGAACTCTTCCGGAAGTCGATGCGCCTGGGCATGGTGGTCACGCTGATCGCCGGAGTGATGACGGTGTACAGCGGGGACCACCAGGCGAAGCTCGCCGCCGCCTACGAACCCATGAAGCTGGCCGCGGCCGAGGCGTTGTGGGACACCGAGGAGGGTGCCCCGTTCTCCGCCTTCGCGGTTGGCGACACCGAGGCGGGCCTGAACACCATCGACTGGGGGATCCCGCAGGTCCTCAGCTTCCTGGCGACCGGGCGGTTCGAGGGCGAGGTCCACGGCATCAACGACCTCCAGGAGCACTACGAGGAGGTCTACGGACCCGGCGACTACGTCCCCAACGTCTTCGTCGCCTACTGGTCCTTCCGCCTGATGATGGGCTTCGGGCTCTTCGCCGCCGCGTTCTCACTGGTCGGGCTGTTCATGACGCGGCGGCGCCGAACACCGCGGTGGCGTCTCTTCTACTGGGTGGGCATGCTCGCGCTCCCGGCGGCGCTGGCCGGCACCATCCTCGGCTGGATCCTCACCGAGATGGGCCGACAACCCTGGACCGTCCACGGCTACCTGCTCACCGCGGACAGCGTCTCACCAGGGGTGAGTCTGGGCACCGTGGCGATGTCCCTGAGCCTGTTCACGGCGATCTACGGGATCCTCGCCGTCATCGAGGTCGGCCTGCTGTGGCGCTACATCAAGAAGGGCCCGACCTACCTGGTTCCCGACACCGAGGGTGACGAGGAAGAGAGCCAGTCCTCCGTCCCGTCGTTCACTTACTGA
- a CDS encoding DUF305 domain-containing protein has translation MPPDSYEGEADVTADASEEHDSHEDEEPEKSERTERSKPRTVPLVVVVVLVVAAALLGYLVGSPKNPLDNSADAGFARDMSVHHDQAVDMAMEVLPKIEDPGLRTVAYDMARTQQAQIGMMRGWLTQWDLPVRGGEPQMTWMAAHDHGLGPEGSVPETMPGYATEEQLDDLADASGVEAEILFLELMIPHHEGGVEMAEAAVALASEPYVVQLAEGMVVSQQSEIDMMESMLDERR, from the coding sequence ATGCCTCCGGATAGTTACGAAGGCGAAGCCGACGTCACGGCTGATGCCTCAGAGGAACACGATAGTCACGAGGATGAGGAACCGGAGAAATCCGAGCGGACCGAGCGCTCCAAGCCGCGGACCGTGCCCCTCGTCGTTGTCGTGGTCCTCGTGGTGGCCGCTGCCCTGCTCGGCTACCTGGTGGGGAGCCCGAAGAACCCGCTCGACAACTCCGCCGACGCCGGTTTCGCGCGCGACATGAGCGTGCACCACGACCAGGCGGTGGACATGGCGATGGAGGTCCTGCCGAAGATCGAGGATCCGGGATTGCGCACCGTGGCGTATGACATGGCGCGGACCCAGCAGGCGCAGATCGGCATGATGCGCGGCTGGCTGACCCAGTGGGATCTGCCGGTGCGTGGCGGCGAGCCGCAGATGACGTGGATGGCCGCACATGACCACGGCCTGGGCCCGGAGGGCAGTGTGCCGGAGACCATGCCCGGCTACGCCACCGAGGAACAGTTGGACGACCTGGCGGACGCGTCGGGGGTCGAGGCGGAGATCCTGTTCCTGGAGCTGATGATTCCGCACCATGAGGGTGGTGTGGAGATGGCCGAGGCGGCGGTGGCGTTGGCGTCGGAGCCCTACGTCGTTCAGCTCGCCGAGGGCATGGTGGTGTCCCAGCAGAGCGAGATCGACATGATGGAGAGCATGCTCGACGAGCGCCGCTGA
- a CDS encoding DUF3105 domain-containing protein, whose amino-acid sequence MPQSAAERRRQKSRELKAQRIKAAKRRKVLKTGAVAALCVALVGALGFAGYKVWDQEYRAIPGLDEYPDQSNDHVAEPPVYEQSPPVGGPHFEYWQNCGVYTEPVADFLAVHSLEHGTVWITYDPDLPDEDVEALESLHTPGSYVLVSPYLGDMPGPIVASAWEYQLVVDSPADEDLTRFLRRYEQSDHVPEPGAACSGAVGETAAELEAQGFTTGTPGIEPAEDAAEDESTEEDETDEDGDDPADEDDADADDES is encoded by the coding sequence GTGCCACAGAGCGCGGCCGAGCGCCGGCGCCAGAAGTCCCGCGAGTTGAAGGCGCAACGTATCAAGGCCGCCAAACGGCGGAAGGTCCTGAAGACGGGCGCTGTCGCGGCCCTGTGTGTAGCCCTGGTCGGTGCACTCGGCTTCGCCGGATACAAGGTGTGGGATCAGGAGTACCGGGCGATCCCCGGGCTGGACGAGTACCCGGACCAGTCCAACGACCACGTCGCGGAACCCCCGGTGTACGAACAATCCCCACCTGTGGGTGGGCCGCACTTCGAGTACTGGCAGAACTGCGGCGTCTACACCGAACCGGTGGCCGACTTCCTCGCCGTGCACTCCCTCGAACACGGAACGGTGTGGATCACCTACGATCCCGACCTGCCCGACGAGGACGTCGAGGCGTTGGAGAGTCTGCACACACCCGGTAGTTACGTACTGGTCAGCCCGTACCTCGGTGACATGCCCGGCCCGATCGTCGCCAGCGCCTGGGAGTACCAGCTCGTCGTCGACTCACCGGCCGACGAGGACCTGACCCGTTTCCTGCGCCGCTACGAGCAGTCCGACCACGTTCCCGAGCCGGGTGCCGCCTGCTCCGGCGCGGTGGGGGAGACCGCCGCGGAACTGGAGGCCCAGGGCTTCACGACCGGAACGCCCGGGATCGAACCAGCCGAGGACGCGGCTGAGGACGAGTCCACCGAGGAGGACGAGACCGACGAGGACGGCGACGACCCCGCCGACGAGGACGACGCGGACGCCGACGACGAGTCCTGA
- a CDS encoding DUF3515 domain-containing protein, whose protein sequence is MTATVGVVALGVAGCGGSTADVTPPDPEGEAAEVCAELVDDLPDVLLDESRVEAEPTSDYTAAWGDPVISVRCGVPRPETLRADSELIAITDVAWLPQPVDHPSMYTAVGHTAYVEVSVPPSYGPPAGALLPISSLIASTIPALPDGEL, encoded by the coding sequence GTGACGGCGACCGTCGGCGTGGTGGCGCTGGGCGTCGCGGGCTGTGGTGGGAGCACGGCCGACGTGACGCCGCCGGACCCCGAGGGCGAGGCCGCTGAGGTCTGCGCGGAGCTTGTCGATGACCTTCCCGACGTGCTGCTCGACGAGTCACGTGTCGAGGCGGAGCCCACGTCGGACTACACGGCGGCGTGGGGCGACCCGGTCATCTCGGTGCGGTGTGGCGTGCCGAGGCCGGAAACCCTTCGGGCCGACTCCGAGCTCATCGCGATCACCGACGTCGCGTGGCTGCCGCAGCCGGTCGACCACCCCAGCATGTACACGGCGGTTGGGCACACGGCCTACGTCGAGGTCTCCGTCCCGCCGTCCTACGGTCCCCCCGCGGGCGCGCTACTGCCGATCAGCAGCCTGATCGCGAGCACGATCCCCGCACTGCCGGACGGAGAGTTGTGA
- a CDS encoding Lrp/AsnC family transcriptional regulator, translating to MQAYILVQTEVGMASEVARAISTIDGVTQAEDVTGPYDVIARASADNVDDLGRLVVARIQKLDGIARTLTCPIVNL from the coding sequence ATGCAGGCGTACATTTTGGTGCAGACAGAGGTGGGGATGGCGAGCGAGGTAGCGCGCGCGATCTCCACGATCGACGGGGTCACCCAGGCGGAGGACGTGACCGGCCCCTACGATGTGATCGCGCGGGCCAGCGCCGACAATGTCGATGACCTGGGCCGGTTGGTGGTCGCGCGGATCCAGAAGCTGGACGGGATCGCTCGCACGCTGACCTGTCCGATCGTGAATCTCTGA
- a CDS encoding thiamine-phosphate kinase, with the protein MDTTIGDLGEFGAIARVTPGFPQTDDVILGIGDDAAVVRAPDRRVVATTDLLVEGRHFRRDWSSARDIGHKAAAQNIADVVAMGARPTALLIGLAAPPDLPASWLDDFALGVRAECARVGGTVVGGDTTRSADGAITLSVTALGDLGGRDPIVRSGARVGDRVAVAGRLGWSAAGLALLTHGIDEGPCVGAHRRPEPLYAAGMSAGATGATAMADVSDGLVADLGHIAAASGVGVELDASLLGEPAELREAREWLATRDITGDLREWQLAGGEDHSFAATFPPDGDPPPPWRVIGVVTEGEGVRVDGRNVARGGWDHFGPASERSD; encoded by the coding sequence GTGGACACTACCATCGGAGACCTCGGTGAATTCGGCGCGATCGCGCGCGTGACTCCGGGGTTCCCGCAGACCGACGACGTAATCCTCGGCATCGGTGACGACGCGGCTGTGGTGCGCGCGCCGGACCGTCGGGTGGTGGCGACGACCGACCTGTTGGTCGAGGGACGGCACTTCCGGCGGGACTGGTCCAGCGCCCGCGACATTGGCCACAAGGCCGCGGCGCAGAACATCGCCGACGTGGTGGCCATGGGGGCGCGCCCCACCGCGCTCCTGATCGGGCTGGCCGCCCCGCCGGACCTTCCCGCTTCGTGGCTGGACGACTTCGCGTTGGGCGTCCGCGCCGAGTGCGCGCGGGTTGGCGGCACCGTCGTGGGCGGCGACACCACGCGCTCCGCCGACGGGGCGATCACCCTCTCGGTCACCGCGCTGGGTGACCTCGGTGGCCGCGACCCCATCGTCCGTTCCGGCGCGCGGGTGGGGGACCGGGTCGCAGTCGCCGGACGGTTGGGCTGGTCAGCCGCAGGGCTCGCCCTCCTCACACACGGCATCGACGAAGGCCCGTGCGTTGGCGCACACCGCCGACCCGAGCCTCTCTACGCGGCGGGCATGTCGGCTGGGGCGACCGGCGCCACCGCCATGGCGGACGTCAGCGACGGACTGGTCGCCGACCTCGGCCACATCGCCGCCGCGAGTGGGGTCGGGGTCGAGCTCGACGCGTCCCTACTGGGCGAGCCCGCTGAGCTGCGGGAAGCCCGCGAGTGGCTCGCGACACGCGATATCACCGGTGACCTGCGGGAATGGCAATTGGCAGGCGGGGAGGACCACTCCTTTGCCGCCACCTTCCCCCCGGATGGAGATCCGCCACCGCCTTGGCGCGTCATCGGCGTCGTGACCGAAGGGGAGGGCGTCCGTGTCGACGGGCGGAACGTGGCGCGCGGAGGGTGGGATCACTTCGGACCGGCCAGTGAGCGCAGTGATTGA
- a CDS encoding cellulose binding domain-containing protein, which translates to MLGSTVPKRVRPPRFHRALLVSGVMVGLVLFGYSSTQVYLHFSDPQEDAGTDGESLEQIPPDGPGGSAGGNNTLDSPETAASEGGDTQADVSYEATPRADQEFSGEVSIRNNGGAPLADWDLELTFDAAEVVVVWGAEWEPTGTGARISPMGEESALPPGESTTIHFDALGTNETPSCHLNGETCGI; encoded by the coding sequence ATGCTGGGCAGCACGGTACCAAAGCGCGTCCGCCCACCACGGTTCCATCGCGCGCTCCTCGTCTCCGGCGTGATGGTGGGTTTGGTCCTGTTCGGCTACAGCAGCACCCAGGTCTACCTGCACTTCTCTGACCCCCAGGAAGACGCCGGCACCGACGGCGAATCCCTGGAGCAGATCCCCCCCGACGGCCCCGGCGGGTCCGCCGGCGGCAACAACACCCTCGACTCCCCGGAAACCGCCGCCTCCGAGGGCGGAGACACCCAGGCCGACGTCAGCTACGAGGCCACCCCCCGCGCGGACCAGGAGTTCAGCGGCGAGGTATCCATCCGCAACAACGGAGGAGCCCCCCTCGCCGACTGGGACCTGGAACTCACCTTCGACGCCGCCGAAGTCGTGGTCGTCTGGGGCGCGGAATGGGAACCCACCGGAACCGGAGCCCGAATCTCCCCCATGGGCGAGGAGTCGGCCCTCCCACCCGGGGAGTCCACCACCATCCACTTCGACGCCCTCGGCACCAACGAGACGCCGAGCTGCCACCTCAACGGAGAGACCTGCGGGATCTAG